The Desulfotignum phosphitoxidans DSM 13687 DNA segment CCAGGTGCCGTTGACCCAGCTGGCCGATATTGCCATAAAAAAAGGTCCGGCCGGCATAAAGAGTGAAAATTCCAAAAGAAGTGCCTGGGTGTTTGTGGATATCAAAGGAATGGATCTGGGCACCTATGTAAAGCAGGCCCGGCAGCTGGTGGATGAAAACATCGATCTGCCGTCAGGGTATTCCCTTGTGTGGTCCGGCCAGTATGAATATATGGAAAAGGCGAAAAAAACCCTGCGGCTTATTATTCCGGCCACCCTGCTGGTGATATTCATCCTGCTGTATATCCATTTCGGCAACCTGACCGAGGTGGTCATTGTGATGGCCAGCCTGCCTTTTTCTCTGATCGGGGGGTTCTGGCTGATCTATGTTCTGGGATACAACATGTCTGTGGCCGTGGGGGTGGGGTTTATCGCCCTGGCCGGACTTGCCACGGAAACCGGCATTGTGATGCTGGTGTACCTGGATGAGGTGTATAAGCGCAAAAAAAAGGAAAACCGCATGCGCACGGCATCAGATCTGTACGGGGCAGTTGTTGAAGGGGCCGTGGACAGAGTCCGGCCCAAAATAATGACCGTTGCCACCACCCTGATCGGTCTGTTGCCGGTGATGTACGGCAGCGGGGCCGGCTCCCAGATCATGAAGCGCATTGCAGCACCCATGGTGGGGGGACTTGTGTCTTCCGCCGTCATGACGTTGATTATCATTCCGGTCATCTACATTCTGTGGAAAACCCGGGAAATTAATAAAAACAATATATAAGAAAGGATGTTTACCCATGAAAAAAATATCATTAACAACTATGTGTCTTGTTGCCCTGGCAGCTGCCCTGGTTTTCTTTTCAACCACTGCTTCTGCAATGGATGACGGCCATGATATGGATGCATCAGACAAAATCGGAGAGCTGTTCCATGAATCCATGCAAAACGGGTATATGCTGTCCTATTACCTGATGGACCTTCGAAACCAGGGTGATGACATGGCGGCTGACCAATCCTCAGGGGACCATGCTTCCCATGGAGAAAAACAGATGGACAAGCCCCATCACATCATGGTGTATATCATGGACAAAGACCATGAACCTGTGACAGAAGCCAAAGTGGGGTTTATGATTAAAAACGATGCCGGTGAAACCCAGAAAATCATGGCCATGTACATGAGCAAAGGGTTTGGCATTACTGCTGACATGAAGGCAAAAGGGGTGTATGAGATCGCGGTCAAGGCGGTGGTTGACGACGTTACCCTCATGGACCGGTTCAGCCATGAGATGAAGTAGCCGGGTGCCGGTGTATCAAGTGACCCGTGCCGGGCGGTCCCTGTGGATCTCACCCTCTGCCGTGTTTGACAGGGAGTAAGGGCAAGCTGCGCTGAACGGCAAAAACTGCGGGCAGGTATGTCCTCAAACAGTTTGCCGTTTTTACCGCTCCGCATGCCCAACTCCCTGTATCAAACGCGTCAGAATGGGATTCCGACCCACAGAGACCGCCCGGCACTAGTCGCTGACGGCAGCGATGAACATTGATGAACCCCATAATGGTGAAGCGGGAGGACAGAGATGATTTGTACAGCAGAGCCCTCCGGTGGGGTGCCTTGCTGCCGGACTGTCGGAGACACCCCGTGGATTCCTGTCCGGCAGCAAGGCACCCCGCCGGGGGGCGGCCTCCTGCCAAACAGGTTGTCACAGCTTTGCATGCCAGATCGGACATTTTGACATTGACATATTCCTGTGAACACCGCATGTTATCAATATGCTTTATTATCGAAAAACAGGTTCAGGCCCGCCTTTGATTCTGATTCATGGGCTTTTGGGATCGTGTGCCACCATGGGGATGCTGGCCAGAGGTCTGGCCCGGCAGTTTGAGGTGCTGGCTGTGGATCTGAGAAATCACGGCCGGTCGTTTCATGCGCCCGGCATGACCTATTCGGAAATGGCAGCCGATCTGGCCGGGTTCATGGATGAAATGAAACTGGAATCCGCCGGGGTCGTCGGCCATTCCATGGGTGGCAAATGCGCCATGCAGCTGGCCATGAATTTTCCGGAAAAAGTGACGGGACTGGCTGTGCTGGACATGGCGCCCAAAGCATATGAACCGATATGGAAAGACGATATTCAAATGTTGCTGGATCTGGATCTGACACGGATCACCCGCCGGGACCAGGCGGATCGGATTCTGGCGGAAAAGATGCCGGACAAGGCATTCCGCGGGTTTCTGCTTCAGAACCTGAAACGCAGCCATGACAGCGGGTTTTTCTGGCGGTCAAACCTGTCAGGTATCTTAAATGCCACATCCGACATCCGTGCCCCCATATCCGGCCGGCCCTACCCGGGACGGGCGTTGTTTGTCCGGGGCGGTGCCTCGGATTATGTGTCCGACAGTGACTGGGATGACATTCAATCCCTGTTCCCGGCAGCAGACCTCAAAACCATTGCCCGGACCGGGCATCTGGTCCATCTGGAACATCCGGATCTGGTCACGGAACTTTTGGCCGGTTTCTTCGGCAAAAAAAATTGATCGATGCAATGATGCAAATTAAAAAAAGGAAAACAGGGACACCCGATGCCGGTTCATATTACCCATAAAGTTCAGATCCCGGATCAC contains these protein-coding regions:
- a CDS encoding alpha/beta fold hydrolase, which encodes MLYYRKTGSGPPLILIHGLLGSCATMGMLARGLARQFEVLAVDLRNHGRSFHAPGMTYSEMAADLAGFMDEMKLESAGVVGHSMGGKCAMQLAMNFPEKVTGLAVLDMAPKAYEPIWKDDIQMLLDLDLTRITRRDQADRILAEKMPDKAFRGFLLQNLKRSHDSGFFWRSNLSGILNATSDIRAPISGRPYPGRALFVRGGASDYVSDSDWDDIQSLFPAADLKTIARTGHLVHLEHPDLVTELLAGFFGKKN